The following proteins come from a genomic window of Sorghum bicolor cultivar BTx623 chromosome 3, Sorghum_bicolor_NCBIv3, whole genome shotgun sequence:
- the LOC8078699 gene encoding cysteine proteinase EP-B 2, with protein sequence MAQLAKTLLLVALVAMSAVELCRAIEFDERDLASDEALWDLYERWQTHHHVHRHHGEKGRRFGTFKENVRFIHAHNKRGDRPYRLSLNRFGDMGREEFRSTFADSRINDLRRAESPAAPAVPGFMYDGVTDLPPSVDWRKEGAVTAVKDQGHCGSCWAFSTVVSVEGINAIRTGSLVSLSEQELIDCDTDENGCQGGLMENAFEFIKSYGGVTTESAYPYRASNGTCDSVRSRRGQIVSIDGHQMVPTGSEDALAKAVANQPVSVAIDAGGQAFQFYSEGVFTGDCGTDLDHGVAAVGYGVSDDGTAYWIVKNSWGPSWGEGGYIRMQRGAGNGGLCGIAMEASFPIKTSPNPARKPRRALISRDTSSQ encoded by the coding sequence ATGGCACAGCTCGCTAAGACGCTTCTCCTTGTGGCCCTGGTGGCCATGTCGGCGGTGGAGCTGTGCCGCGCCATCGAGTTCGACGAGCGGGACCTGGCGTCGGACGAGGCGCTGTGGGACCTGTACGAGCGGTGGCAGACGCACCACCATGTGCACCGTCACCACGGCGAGAAGGGCCGCCGGTTCGGGACCTTCAAGGAGAACGTGCGCTTCATCCACGCGCACAACAAGCGCGGCGACCGACCCTACCGCCTCAGCCTGAACCGCTTCGGCGACATGGGCCGGGAGGAGTTCCGCTCCACGTTCGCCGACTCCCGCATCAACGACCTCCGCCGGGCGGAGTCCCCCGCGGCGCCGGCCGTGCCGGGGTTCATGTACGACGGCGTCACCGACCTGCCGCCGTCCGTGGACTGGCGGAAGGAAGGCGCGGTGACCGCCGTCAAGGACCAGGGCCACTGCGGCAGCTGCTGGGCTTTCTCCACGGTGGTGTCCGTGGAGGGCATCAACGCGATCCGGACGGGGAGCCTGGTGTCGCTGTCGGAGCAGGAGCTGATCGACTGTGACACGGACGAGAACGGGTGCCAGGGCGGGCTCATGGAGAACGCCTTCGAGTTCATCAAGTCCTACGGCGGCGTCACCACCGAGTCCGCGTACCCGTACCGCGCCTCCAACGGCACCTGCGACAGCGTGCGGTCCCGGCGCGGGCAGATCGTGTCGATCGACGGCCACCAGATGGTGCCGACCGGCAGCGAGGACGCGCTGGCCAAGGCCGTGGCGAACCAGCCGGTGTCCGTGGCCATCGACGCGGGTGGCCAGGCGTTCCAGTTCTACTCGGAGGGCGTGTTCACGGGCGACTGCGGCACGGACCTGGACCACGGCGTCGCGGCGGTCGGCTACGGCGTCAGCGACGACGGCACGGCCTACTGGATCGTGAAGAACTCGTGGGGCCCCTCATGGGGAGAGGGCGGCTACATCCGGATGCAGCGCGGCGCCGGCAACGGTGGCCTCTGCGGCATCGCCATGGAGGCGTCCTTCCCCATCAAGACCTCGCCCAACCCGGCGCGCAAGCCCCGCCGCGCGCTCATCTCCAGGGACACCTCCTCCCAGTGA
- the LOC8078700 gene encoding tetratricopeptide repeat protein 1 has protein sequence MVVIELEPEEPTRPSSPAAEEQAAAAAAGEAARSSSSGAPEEVAAAAAAGGEASRAAEEEEEAFEDALTDEQLREKARSQANDAKAEGNKLFGGGQYEEALSQYEMALQIAAELESSEDIRAACHSNRAVCFLKLGKHDETIKECTKALELNPTYLKALLRRAEAHEKLEHYDEAIADMKKVIEMDPSNQQATRSLFRLEPLAAEKREKMKEEMIGKLKDLGNSVLGRFGMSVDNFKAVKDPNTGSYSIQFQK, from the exons ATGGTTGTGATCGAGCTGGAGCCCGAGGAGCCGACGCGCCcctcgtcgccggcggcggaggagcaggcggccgccgcggccgccgggGAGGCGGCGCGCTCCTCGTCTTCAGGGGCGCCCGAGgaggtggccgccgccgccgccgctggcggGGAGGCGTCGAGGGCGgcggaagaagaggaggaggcgttCGAGGACGCGCTCACCGACGAGCAGCTGCGAGAG AAAGCTAGAAGCCAAGCAAATGATGCAAAAGCAGAAGGAAACAAGCTTTTTGGTGGTGGACAATATGAGGAAGCATTATCTCAATATGAAATGGCATTGCAAATTGCTGCTGAGCTCGAATCTTCTGAGGATATACGCGCCGCATGCCATTCAAATCGTGCTGTGTGCTTCCTGAAATTG GGAAAACATGATGAGACGATTAAAGAATGCACAAAAGCACTTGAACTCAACCCAACATACCTGAAAGCCTTGCTTCGGAGGGCAGAAGcacatgaaaagcttgaacACTATGATGAAGCTATTGCTG ATATGAAAAAGGTTATTGAAATGGATCCTTCAAATCAACAAGCTACAAGGTCTCTTTTCCGACTTGAGCCCCTGGCAGCTGAGAAGAGGGAAAAGATGAAGGAAGAAATGATTG GAAAGCTAAAAGATCTGGGGAACTCTGTGCTGGGGCGCTTCGGAATGAGTGTTGACAATTTCAAAGCCGTTAAGGACCCAAACACTGGTTCTTACAGCATTCAATTCCAGAAGTAA